A genomic stretch from Schistosoma haematobium chromosome 2, whole genome shotgun sequence includes:
- a CDS encoding hypothetical protein (EggNog:ENOG41KOG3624~COG:E~MEROPS:MER0011195) encodes FQNKLSADNYLINAYYSMKAKFLTSLKATSRRYELPGFFTFQPHIFDKNLTVVMTSGLLHPPFLNTSQIMPEKYGILGWLLGRQIMSAVFRNEHVQNQSEYQSKCSPNASTPLRTQLCCLSEQVNSERLQKENLEQLSAGINGLMLSFETYKRSLTGTRESLNEMKLFFSAFAKMVCGGLSSQIVDDDLRSSIQVYKSSVNDVVKHSQGFSETYQCKSGSAMNPMRKCII; translated from the exons tTTCAGAATAAACTTTCTGCAGATAACTATCTTATAAATGCATACTACTCGATGAAAGCTAAATTTCTAACATCATTGAAGGCCACTTCGCGCAGATACGAATT acCTGGTTTCTTCACCTTCCAACCGCACATATTTGACAAAAATCTTACCGTGGTTATGACATCCGGATTATTACATCCACCGTTTCTAAATACATCACAAATAATGCCGGAAAAGTATGGAATTCTTGGTTGGCTTCTCGGTCGTCAGATTATGTCTGCAG TTTTCAGAAATGAACACGTACAAAATCAATCAGAATATCAGTCAAAGTGTTCACCAAATGCTTCTACACCGTTAAGAACTCAACTGTGTTGTTTATCAGAACAAGTCAACTCTGAAAGACTTCAGAAAGAA AATTTGGAACAATTGTCAGCTGGTATAAATGGTCTTATGCTATCGTTCGAA acatacaaGAGAAGTTTAACTGGAACACGTGAAAGcttaaatgaaatgaagttgTTTTTCTCAGCATTTGCGAAA ATGGTGTGCGGCGGCTTATCATCACAAATTGTTGATGACGATTTACGGTCGTCAATCCAAGTCTACAAATCCAg TGTGAACGATGTTGTGAAACACAGTCAAGGATTTTCAGAAACGTACCAATGTAAGAGTGGTTCCGCAATGAATCCTATGCGCAAAtgcattatttaa